The Carassius gibelio isolate Cgi1373 ecotype wild population from Czech Republic chromosome B18, carGib1.2-hapl.c, whole genome shotgun sequence sequence TGTAAAAGGAGATCTGAAGAACattcaaaataagtaaaaaggtaaaaaaaaaagatacgtCTATGTGGAGATGGCGAGTCAGCATCAGCATTTGGCAGCCTCATCTTTgcacttaataataaataattgaaatactACAAAACAGTAGACGTTGcaaaatgtttttcttatttttttatgaagatgAAACTCAAAAGGATAAGAGGCAGtcaaattagaattagaattctATTAGACATAGAATTTTCAATTTTATGTCACAGTAATGTAGAGCTACTTATTTTGTGTTTCTCTtcccattatgttttttttagtgtttttctcTGGATGTAAAAGGATGATGTAGCACTTTGGGGCAAATATGGCCACCAGTAATCCAAAACTAGAAGCTAGGATGGCAAATATCTCCACGGCTACTGCATATTTTCCTGGTGAGCTCACATATGCTGGTACAAATGCAATCCACACAGCACAGAAGATAAGCATGCTAAAGGTGATGAACTTTGCTTCGTTAAAATGATCTGGAAGGTTCCTTGCCAGGAAAGCTAACAGGAAACTAACTGCTGCTAGAAAGCCAATGTATCCCAGAAGCACTGCAAACCCAGCCACTGAGCCAATAGTGCATTCATATACTATTTTGGAGCTGACATACTGGCTATTTTTATGGGGTGTTGGAGAAGCATTTGATAGCCAGACAATGCATATTGCCACCTGGAGGGCTGTTAGGACCATAACTGTGCTTCTTTGCTGTGCTGTCCCAAACCATTTCATCGCACCTTTACCCTCTGGCCGAGATGACTTGAATACGGCTATTACCACCATAGTTTTGACCAGGATACTGGAGATACACAGGACAAAGCTTATACCAAACACAGCATGTCTTAACTGACATGTCCACAATTGTGGTCGGCCAatgaacaacaacacacacaaaaaacacagttTGAGCGATAACAGCAACAGAAAGCTGAGCTCAGAATTGTTGGCGCGTACTATGGGAGTGTTACGATGATGAGCAAAGATGGCCATCACAAGAGCACAGAAGCAGGTGCCAAGCAGGGAAGCAGTGGTCAGAGAGATTCCCAGAGGATCCTGATATGATAAAAAGTCTTCTTCTTTAGGAACACACCTGTCTTTATCTGGATTGGACCAGAAATCATCAGGACATATAGTACACTCATCAGCATCTGGGAAGACATAAATTGAAGGTGGTGGGGGCataattatatttgataaaatatatttgaattttataatatgaaattattatttattattattattattattactattttactattttactattttatcaCCGGTTGTATGAGAAATTTCTCCATCTCCACATGGCAAGCAGTCAAAACAGCAGACAGGAAGACCCTTCCTCCTGGCACGTCTGGTTCCTGGGGGGCAGCTCTCACTGCACACAGACCGTGGGGGCTGAAAGAGACATCATCTGTCATGTATCTGTCATCTGTTTTACATGATAATGAGCTTGGTCTTCCCAATAATTTATtctcatttgttttattataactTTGACCAGTATTCACACTATGTATCTGCAAAAAAGATGATTAATGTAGtgttaattactttttttgtctCAAAGTTCCAGTATAATGCTTCCTCGTCCAGTGTGAGCACCTTTCCTGTTGCCGCCCCTTCATTTACCACACCAACCGTGCGGACAACGATTGACCCATCAGAGCTTGGCTGCCAGTTCAGCACATCATAGATTGCCAGAGCATCTCCATTCTTATCAAATGAAACAATATCCCCAAAGCCTGTGGTGAAGTTCACTTTCTGTAGGTAGTGAACCAGCTGTATAGTTTGTAGACAGAATAGTTGTTATATGTGGTGCTACTTATTTTATGTGATTTAAATATGCactatatacagtggggctcgaaagtttgggcaccctttgcagaatctgtgaaaatgcgagtcattttcaaaaaataagagagatcatactaaatgcatgttatattttatttagtactgtcctgcgtaagatattgtacataaaagatattaacatttagtccacaagacaaaaacaaatagctgaaattattaaactaaccccactcaaaagtttgggaacccttggttcttagtactgtgttctgttacctgatgatcctcgactgtttttctgttttgtgatggttgtgcatgagtcccttgtttgttctgaacagttaaactgagaactgttcttcagaaaaatctttaaggtcctgcagattcttcagttttccagcatctttgcatatttgaaccctttccagctgtgactttatgattttgagatacatcttatcacactgaggacatttgagggactcaaacacatctattaaaaaaaattcaaacattcactgatgctccagaaggaaacaagatgcattaagagctggggggtgaaaacttttgaacacgatgaagatgaccaaatttgtcttattttgttgaaatataattttttcccatttagttctgcccttcataagcaacagaagatacttgtgtgtttcccggtacacaaattaagtacaatttaccttgatcttcaaattccaaaagttttcaccccccagcttttaatgcatcttttttccttcaggagcatcagtgaatgtttgaatctttttaaatagttgtgtttgagtccctaaaatgtcctcagtctgaaaagatgcatctccaaatcataaagtcactgctggaaagggttcaaatatgcaaagatgctggaaaactgaagaatctgcaggaccttaaagatttttctgaagactgctgctcagtttaactgttcagaacaaacaagggactcatgcacaaccatcacaaaacagaaagacagtcgtggttcatcaggtaacagaacacagtactaagaaccaagggttcccaaacttttgagggggttattttaataatttcagcaatttttttgtcttgtggactaaatgttaatatcttttatgtacaaaatcttactcaggacagtactaaataaaatataacatgcatttagtatgatctctcttattttttgaaaattactcatattttcacagattctgcaaggggtgcccaaactttcgagccccactgtatttGTGCCTTACTTGCCAGGGCTGCAAGTTGGTTATATCTGCACATTTGTTCCCGCTGAATGGTCCTCTCCCCTCCTCACACTGCATCAGGTCATGAAGTGCATGTGCCAAGGCATAAACTGTTTTATACACATTATACGAGGCCCTCAGCTCTGAAACATCAGTGTATGCTGTATCTGTGTTGCTCAGATCCTCTTGCCCTGAACAATTTTTTTCTCCTGTTCCTCCAATGTTAAATCTGCACTTAAACATGTTCTCCCAGAAGATTCTCACCATGTTGTTTCTTTGATCATTATTAGGACGGAGATGTAGTAGAAATTCATGAAGTCCTTGAATCTCTCCACGCCTAATGGCAATGCCCAGTGTGCCCCCTAGGAAGGGCAAAAGATGATGAGTGTGAAATACAGGTGAAGTAGCCCAGGCTTCACTTGCAATCCATTGTCTGTCTGTTACATTCTGCAATACCACTTCATCCATCAAAGGCAACAGATATGTTGAAGTGGAAAACACCACCACCACTCTCGCTGTAGAGGCTTGTATCACTCCCACTGTATGCTGAATGTCTTTGCGGTTGTTATCTAGAGGCAAGATTTCAGAAAAAGCAACACACCCTCCAAACACCTCCACATCCTGGAGGAAGGATTGAGCAGCGTGGTTGCCATAGTCATCATCACTGTAGACAAGACCAACCCAagtccatccaaaatgttttaaaatcttgatcattgcccTCACTTGGAAAGCATCACTGGGGATTGTTCTGAAGAAAGATGGATATTTTTCCCTGTTACTCAAACAGGAACAGGTGGCAAAGTAGCTAACCTAATAAAGCAAAAGCAAGAGGAGAGATAAATAGCAAGATAAAGAAAGACAGAGCTGCAGGACTATTATTTACATACAAACATTATTATAAGCAATAGAAAGATTCTGATCCTAATGAAAATTGGTAAACAAAAACATACTGAAAAGtacagaaaatgtaaatacaatatattagtcatttaatttaatcttacTATAGGTACTCGAAATAGCCCCAGGACACTGGAAATTGCAATAGAAGGAGTGGAATTTGAATCCCCGACAATCCCAATGACTGGAGGTGGGCCAGTGCAGTTGAGGTTAGAGAAGGACTCCTCTGTTCCACTAACCAGGGAAAAGGCAGCCCGGAATGCCATTCCTAGCATCACACAGTTGTCATAAAGATGGTAACCAAGAGTGATGTTAGGCAGCAGGTTTGGATTTTTATTGATCTCATCTATAGCAAAAACCATGGTTTGTGCCTGCTGGAAACTTGCCATATCAAATCTAAGAAAAAAGTAGgataaatgttgatatttaacAGTTCTAAaggtaatacaaaaaaaaaaaaaaaaaaaatatatatatatatatatatatatatatatatatatatatataaaataagtgaaACAGCATCTGAGCAAATTCGCATTAGCAATAAACACTGTATAGCTTGTATATCCTTGTATAGCTATACTTATCCACTCCAGACTCACTGCTCACAGTACGGTGGCTTCGGCTCTGTTCTGAAGCTCAGCTCTGGAAACACTGTGAGGAAGTGAACCTCAAACAGGCCTCCGAGAATGACATCTCCAGTCTGGTACATTCCATTCAACCTGAAGCGTCCCTGAAGCTGACAGGTACCTGATCTTAGGACTGAAGCTGCAGAACTAAATTTAAAGGAAAGATACAGGAAGATAATTAAAGTGGTCCACATCTTTCTTATTTTCTGACCCACTTACTTGTTCTTCTGACCAATATATGATGAAGGTTCGTGGGTGTGTTACTTTTAGAGAGCAGGCGGTGCCAAGTGGCCATGCCTGGAAATGAGGGTGTCTGTATTTTATGTCCTTGATTATTCTTTTCTTTAATtagcataatttattttaaattgtttgtaGTTAGGTTTCAGGACAAATGTATATTCTTTAATGTTAGAATATATTTGACTTAGTATCTTAAAATGTATAGTCACATACATGTAAATTATCTTAAGTTGGTTTCACAGATACGTGTAAACACTTATTTCTGTGAATCCATTTGGTGACCGTAGGTAGCTAAGAAATTGGACAGTCATGCTTGAAAGTTGCaactttcaaattcaaattcaaaacaacCAATCTGCTAAATCTCAGCTAGTTGTGGTTGAAGATATGTAAGGTGagtgtgtttgacccccttttttTATGTTTGGTCCAGTACTTTATGTTCACTTGGTTGGTGTCTGCTTGCTTAGCAGCACTACACACTGatgttatataatgttttataataataacataatatttgCTATAGGGTGACATAAAATGAACTCATGAACAGAGGGTAAAATTAATTCTTCctcaacagaaataaaatagcttATAAAGATGTTGCTGTACTTTCTCACAGAGATTCTATAAAGGATTGACTTGTTGGGACCACATATTTTCAATGTCTTTCTCAAAATGTCCACCAGATGACACCCATACACCTTTACAAATACACATTATTGCCTACACTTTAACACTTTGTTTTATATTTCCACTCTATCGCATTCTACCAGTAGGTCCCAGATTTAACagttagaaatgtatttattgggCAGCAGTAAACAAAATGACCTCAAAAGAATGAACAAAACCTTTAATTGTATGCATTATTTTTACatgataaattaaaatacaactaaAGTAAAAACTAGATTATTTTTGATAAGACAGTGTAGATTCTTGAAAGGAAGCagagtgtcagagagagagagagtgatagagagagagagagagagagagagagaaaaaaaagagagagaaagagagagagagagagagagagagagagagagagagagaggggttggGTGCTTGATTGGGATAGGACAATGATCCAGGACTTGAACTTTGGACACCCAAGTGCTATATTTTGGTGTGCTGTTTGCTCATGAGGCACAGGCATGGCCCTAACTGTTAATTTGTTAATCTGTTAATAAGCAACATTGACAGACGCTTTTTAAAATCTGTCTCTCAAAACGGCCTGTGATTCTGATAGATCTGTCTCTGTGGACAGGTCACTTGAATCTGCTTCAATAactcacaaacttttttttttcttggtctaAAAgagcggttcccaattccagtcctcactCCACCTCCAGACCTATATTGCCACCTGTTGGCTTGGCATGCTCTTGGCAGTGCTTTATAACATGcttttgcattttcatgtggacagaaatgtttataataaaaatggcaGAAGGAAAAACTCAGTTTATAAAAATACCCATAGTATTTATGGACATGGTAttagttaacacacctgattcagataaccagCTTGTTAGAGGAGAGCtatgtgcatgaactgtgttccgattGATATGAtccctactcagcatccattgcTCCCTACTCTCTGAGCAGGGGAAATATGTTGTGTGAGGAGTAGGATTGGGAAATGCTTGACTAAAACATATCTTCCCCTTGCTATTGAGTTCAAGCAGTTATGCATAgtgaaaaaaagaagacaaaaaaatacTTTATGAAACCATTTCACTGCTAAAAGCCTGTTTTGGCAGTGATAGGTGGATAGAATAGAAGAGGaggggtgtagattaatgtaaacatgtcGCGACACTCACGTATATCCTCTaaagaacaacaacaatgaaatgaAGAAGTGTAGGCATCTAGGTGTGAGACAGGCCCCAGTAGTAAgagtattttaaacaaaataataatgattaggAAAAGTTCAGAGTCATGTATCATGTTTGCAATAAAAAAGAACCATAACAtttccataatcagtcctttatgggaagtgAACTCTctgtccttcctggacttgtgtttgttgttgtttttgtcttgttttgtttgtttgcccacttctctctgtttccctctatagacctggccctccgtccctccccctgatcctccgccggtccacctccctcctgggctcccTGTATTTgttttgcacttcttgtctctgtttccccatttttaccaggccctccttccctccccctggtcctccgccgctccacctccctcctggtctctgtgttccttggtctctCCTTGGTTTCGgctggagcatctggtagctgctccgtggaggagggggtaatgtcacgctgtctggtctcccacacttgttaattgcactcaggtgtcttcactttcatAGTAATTATCCTGCCCATTTAAAccgttctgtttctgtttttgtcatggactccttactttccgtcacctaGTTTCCTCACGTTTCCTGGTCCttgagttcctgttcctgttcttgttcctgtttgcttatttgtttgtttctgtttggattGATGTTGGTTACTCTGGTTTTGactctgatttggattacccttaataaaccacactgcacttggatcttctGTCTCCTGTGTTCCCGAACATGACAAAACTGTTGTTActttgtatttattaatgttaatttattttgttaaactggataaattgttacactttttatattttatgtggtgtcatgatttacttttgataaaaaaggtttattattgtatatttttttttggtttgaaatGTCGTCATATCATTTCTTTCttcaattttatttgaaatatatcatggCCTTAATAGAATATCCAGCACCACACTAACCCTACCCACAACTCTTATCTCTCCACCCCATTAGAGCCAGAGAGGTGGAGCTGGAAGCTGGAAGTAGCActttggcctaatggttagaaagttagttcacaggttcgagtctcaggtgtGGTAGGGATTTTTGGTGGGAGGAGTGAATTACCAGTGCTCTCTGCACCCTCAATAtcatgactgaggtgagacccttgagctaGGCACCAAACCCAGCAGTGATTACAACTCAAGGTATTTGCCAGAAGAAACCTtcttatttatttcttacaaatacATATTGCGAAATAATCAGTCATATATTCCTAAATAATCATATATACAAAAAGGGTAATAAATAGGCTAAATAGACAAGCAGAAGAAACAGATTGAAGACTTAAATATAATTATCAGagatcatgtttatttatttttctttgtgaaaatgtTATGTTGTCAAGCTATTTCTTTTGAGTGGCTCTTCCCATGATGGCTTTTTTAGTGTTTCTCTCTGGATGTAAAAGGATGATGTAGCACTTTGGGGCAAAAATGGCCACCAGTAATCCAAAACTAGAAGCTAAAATGGCAAATATCTCGACAGCCACTGCATATTTCCCTGGTGAGCTCACATATGCTGGAACAAATGCAATCCACACCGCACAGAAGATCAACATACTAAATGTAATGAATTTAGCTTCATTAAAATTATCTGGAAGGTTTCTTGCCAGGAAGGCTAACAGGAAGCTTACTGCTGCCAACAGTCCAATGTATCCCAGCAGCATAGAAAAACCAGCCACTGAGCCTATAGCACATTCATATACTATTTTGGAGTTAATATACTGACTGTTTTTATAGGGTGTTGGGGATGCAGTAGTTAACCAGACTGTGCAAATCACAACCTGGAGGGCAGTTAGTGCCATGACTGTGCCTCTTTGTTGAGCTGTTCCAAaccatttcattgcatttttaccTTCAGGTCGGGATGACTTAAACACAGCTATTACCACCATAGTCTTGACCAGGATGCTGGAGACGCACAGAACAAAGCTTATGCCAAATACAGCATGTCTTAACTGACACGTCCATAACTGAGGTTGGCCAATGAACAgcagcacacacaaaaaacacagttTGAGTGACAACAGCACCAGAAAGCTGAGCTCTGAATTGTTGGCACGTACTACAGGAGTGTTTCGATGATGAGAGAAGATGACCATCACAAGAGCACAGAAGCATGAGCCGAGTAGGGAAGCAGTGGTCAGAGAGATGCCCAAAGGTTCCTCATAGGATAGAAACTCTACTTCTTTTGGAACACACTGATCTTTACTTGGATTGGACCAGAACTCATCTGGACACAGTGTGCACTCAATAGCATCtgtggagaaaaaagaaaaaaaaaaaaagtttaagacaaaattcggttgcactttattttacagtatgtgtactaaaatgtacttatagtgtacttacagtgtatttatctaagaaagttctagtaacataaggtaactacatgggtagggttaggtttaggggtaggttcagggttagtacctagttattacatagttattgtaattactataataagtacacagtatgtacatgaggaacaggactgtaaaataaagtgctacccaaaatTCTCTTTCAAGTTATATTTCAATTTGGGAGTATATTTCTACCTGTTGTATTAGAAATCTCTCCATCTCCACATGGCATGCAGTCAAAACAGCATATAGGAAGGCTTTTTTTCCTGACTCTTCTGGTGCCAGGGGGGCAGCTCTCACTGCATACAGAATTTGGGGGCTAAGGGGTACAACATCTGTTATCATTCTTATTAGAAGTGTGTGTGTCCCCACAAGGATTGTAATACCAGTAATTTTTGACCTTGTGGTCACAtatgttttattcaatttttctggTTCCCATGTGGAAAACAGCCTAAAATTTTTGTGAGGAAGGAGTATGTTTAAGGATAGGGCTACGTTTAGAGGATAACAAGTGCAGCTGtatagtataaaaataattatgtctATACAATGTCCCCAtggaaaccagtgtgtgtgtgtgttgattcaGTGCATACaatacttaataataatcaaataaagtaTGAATATATGCTACAGTATACCtgtaattttgaaaatattaaaatattatttacttttttgtttccAAAGTTCCAGAATATTGCATCCTCATCCAGTGTGAGCACCCTCCCTTCTGTAGCCCCTTCATTCACCACACCTACTGTGCTGACCCTTATTGCACCATCTGAATTTGGCTGCCAGTTCATCACATCATAAATGGCCAGAGCATCTCCATTCTCATCAAATGACACATGGTCCCCAAAACTTGTGGTGAAGTTAACTTTCTGTAGGTAATGGACTACCTGTACATGTTAAAGACAGGACATGTGTAATATGTATTTCTATATTGtgaataataatttagattttttaatctatttttttttcttcttcttctgtacCTGCCAGGGCTGAGGGTTTATTATGTCAGCACAGCTGTTCCCACTAAATGGGCCTTTCCCCTCCTCACACTGCATCAGGTCATGAAGCGCATATGCCAGGGCATAAACTGCTTTATATGCGTTATAAGAGGCCCTGAGCTCTGATACATCAGTGTAAGGTGTGTCTGTGCTGATCAGATCTTCTTCCCCTGTACACACCTTTCTTTCCCCCTCTACCTCTATTTTTCTTCCTCCAGTCTCAAAATTGCACCCAAACATGTTCTCCCAGAATATTCTTACCATATTGTTTCTTGGATTGCTGTCAGGACGAAGGCAATACAGGAATTCACGAAGTCCCTGGATCTCCCCACGCCTGATAGCGATACCCAGTGTGCCCCCCAGAAAGGGCAAGAGACGCTGAGTGTGAAACACAGGTGAGGTGGCCCAGGCTTCACTTGCAATCCACTGCCTGCCTGTTACATTTTGCAATGCCACCTCATCCATCAATGGTAACAAGTAGGCTTCTGTGGAGAACACCACCACGACTCTAGCTGTAGAGGCCTGAATCACTGCCAATATATTGTGAATATCTCTAAGGTTATTATCACGTGGTAGCATTTCAGAAAAGTCAACACACCCTCCAAATAGCTGCACATCTTGGTGGAATGACTGAGAGGCATGGAAGCCATAGTCGTCATCACTGTAGAGTAGACCTACCCAGGTCCATCCAAAATGCTTTAAGATCTGAACCATAGCTCGCACCTGGAAGGCATCACTAGGGATCGTTCTGAAGAAAGAGGGGTACTTTTCCCTGTCACTCAAACAGGAGCAGGTTGCAAAGTAGCTAACCTTATGGAAGAGACATATATgagcagcatatatatatatatatatatatatatatatatatatataaatttttcttaCACATGCAATtgagaaataaatattatatgcaGTCTTTAAAgtttaacatattaaaattaaacttaaaatcgAACAATAATAAGAGTGTAACAGTacacattttacagtttttatttttttattattattttttattttatcttgaaAATGTTATATTCACACTTACCATAGGCACTCTAAACAGCCCCAGTACACTCGAGATTGCTATTGAGTGAGTAGATCCAGGATCCCCTACAACAGCAATCACTGGTGGTGGGCCAGCACATTTTACGTTAGAGAATGACTCCTCTGTCCCACTAACGAGAGCTGTGGCAGCTCTGAATGCCACTCCCAACTTTACACAGTTGTCATAAAGGTAGTAACCGAGAGTGATGTTAGGAAGCAGGCTTGGATTCTTATTGATCTCATCTATAGCAAAGACCATAGTCTGAGCCTGCTGGAAACTTGCCATATcaaacctataaaaaaaaatatatatatatattttaataaaaaaattcctcAGGTAGATTATATACTCTTTACTGGTTTATATTTACAAAAGCTTtatgctttatttaaataaactgatTTTGATGCAGCTGTCTGGCAAAAAGCTGCTCTAAATGAAGCAACTAAGtgaataataactaaaaaaagGAAGTAGgaaattattaattacaaaacAGTCAAACAGCTTTTTCCTTTAGTGTTCTTCATTTGATCTTTTATAGGTGTCATTTTCCAGTTTGTCCCAGACTCACTGCTCACAGTATGGAGGTTCTGGCTCTTTTCTGAAGCTCAGCTCTGGGAACACTGTGAGGAAATGAACTTCAAACAGTCCTCCAATTATAAGATCTCCATCCTGGAACATGCCGTTCAAATTGAAGTGTCCCTGGAGCTGACAGATGCCTGAACTAAGGACTGAAGCTGAgatacagttaaataaaaaatataagcaGATTTTAAGAGTGATCCACATCTCTATCTATATCCTTCTACCTACATAAGGGGCCAGTTAGATATTTATAATAAAGACTGTGTGggtgttgcttaaaaaaaaaaaaaaaaaaaaattgatgccAAGTGGACCTCCCAGGAAATCAGGAGATaccttttatatttaaattatagttTGATGAGTAGCAACTTAAATATGCCATGTGTTTCAGTCTTTGCTGTCATTGCATTACTAATGAACTCATGCAACTGTTGACTAATGGTAAAAATAGCCTCCGTTTTTTCATGTTACATATATTGTAAATAGATCAGACACAATTAGACAGGTGTATTCCTAACTTATCTAGATTTCCCTCTAGATGGCAGTATATTCCTAGATATTGAATTGGATTTGTGTTTGCCCAAAAGTGTTAATTATTTACAGAAGGTATATAGagtatatatgtattctcctcagaAGTTTTTAGACACTAAAATGTTAAGAAATATTAACGAATTGCTAACAATTAAATTTCAATGAATAGTATTAGTAGCTTTGTAGATGTAAAGCGAATTTGGGACCCAAAGCCATTTCATAATAGGTGTATAGTTTAACAGAAACATCACATAGCAATCTCTTTTTATTTCTAAGCTTACAGTTTCATTAGATGATCACATGAGTCAGTAGATTTTAGATTATTCCAATTATGGGTGTTACATTGTTGTGCTCGGAGGGGATTACCATCAATGCATGATGTAATGATctcattatttcttttaattgacATTTGATTCTGTTGTGGTTTCCTGGAAAGCCTGTTAAGATGTACACATTGGCTTGATAAGAGTAATGTTTCCATTCATTGTCTTCTCTATTTGAATACAGAGTTGTCACTATTAGTGTATGGTGCCAGGGTTTCTTTGGCCTACTGTAGTAGTTTTAGCTGAATCCAGCATTCAGTATTAATGACATCTCTTAGGCTTATATCAGCAATGTTCTGAGCTTTTGTAAATGTCACTCTGGGCAACCAAAAGGAAACTGCCACATATTCTGCATTTAGTTAAATTTAAAGGGCACTGGACGttacatataatatatttatggtgCATTTGCTATTTGGTCTCCACCAAGAAAAGCTAAAAGCTTAGAAGTCTTGTcatattaatgaaaatatatgcATGACTGTAAATGTTTTAGTCTCATTTAATTATATTAGTTACTTGAGGTTTCCTATCTCATAAATAATAAGCTTTTAACTGGCCCTGGCTATTTCATCTGATTCATACTATTTATAtatctattcattcatttattaattcatctatttatgtatttatgtcaaaGGAAATCAGTTAATTCATGAAATAATCTACAATCAATCTCAAAAttattcatttgtatattttaaaaaatgaatataataaatttGCTTGTGGTTGTTTGTaatgtgtattatttattcaAGTGAAACAAAGACGCTATCAAATATGCATATCACGTTTTCACA is a genomic window containing:
- the LOC127977351 gene encoding extracellular calcium-sensing receptor-like, with protein sequence MWTTLIIFLYLSFKFSSAASVLRSGTCQLQGRFRLNGMYQTGDVILGGLFEVHFLTVFPELSFRTEPKPPYCEQFDMASFQQAQTMVFAIDEINKNPNLLPNITLGYHLYDNCVMLGMAFRAAFSLVSGTEESFSNLNCTGPPPVIGIVGDSNSTPSIAISSVLGLFRVPIVSYFATCSCLSNREKYPSFFRTIPSDAFQVRAMIKILKHFGWTWVGLVYSDDDYGNHAAQSFLQDVEVFGGCVAFSEILPLDNNRKDIQHTVGVIQASTARVVVVFSTSTYLLPLMDEVVLQNVTDRQWIASEAWATSPVFHTHHLLPFLGGTLGIAIRRGEIQGLHEFLLHLRPNNDQRNNMVRIFWENMFKCRFNIGGTGEKNCSGQEDLSNTDTAYTDVSELRASYNVYKTVYALAHALHDLMQCEEGRGPFSGNKCADITNLQPWQLVHYLQKVNFTTGFGDIVSFDKNGDALAIYDVLNWQPSSDGSIVVRTVGVVNEGAATGKVLTLDEEALYWNFETKKPPRSVCSESCPPGTRRARRKGLPVCCFDCLPCGDGEISHTTDADECTICPDDFWSNPDKDRCVPKEEDFLSYQDPLGISLTTASLLGTCFCALVMAIFAHHRNTPIVRANNSELSFLLLLSLKLCFLCVLLFIGRPQLWTCQLRHAVFGISFVLCISSILVKTMVVIAVFKSSRPEGKGAMKWFGTAQQRSTVMVLTALQVAICIVWLSNASPTPHKNSQYVSSKIVYECTIGSVAGFAVLLGYIGFLAAVSFLLAFLARNLPDHFNEAKFITFSMLIFCAVWIAFVPAYVSSPGKYAVAVEIFAILASSFGLLVAIFAPKCYIILLHPEKNTKKNIMGRETQNK
- the LOC127977345 gene encoding extracellular calcium-sensing receptor-like, which codes for MWITLKICLYFLFNCISASVLSSGICQLQGHFNLNGMFQDGDLIIGGLFEVHFLTVFPELSFRKEPEPPYCEQFDMASFQQAQTMVFAIDEINKNPSLLPNITLGYYLYDNCVKLGVAFRAATALVSGTEESFSNVKCAGPPPVIAVVGDPGSTHSIAISSVLGLFRVPMVSYFATCSCLSDREKYPSFFRTIPSDAFQVRAMVQILKHFGWTWVGLLYSDDDYGFHASQSFHQDVQLFGGCVDFSEMLPRDNNLRDIHNILAVIQASTARVVVVFSTEAYLLPLMDEVALQNVTGRQWIASEAWATSPVFHTQRLLPFLGGTLGIAIRRGEIQGLREFLYCLRPDSNPRNNMVRIFWENMFGCNFETGGRKIEVEGERKVCTGEEDLISTDTPYTDVSELRASYNAYKAVYALAYALHDLMQCEEGKGPFSGNSCADIINPQPWQVVHYLQKVNFTTSFGDHVSFDENGDALAIYDVMNWQPNSDGAIRVSTVGVVNEGATEGRVLTLDEDAIFWNFGNKKPPNSVCSESCPPGTRRVRKKSLPICCFDCMPCGDGEISNTTDAIECTLCPDEFWSNPSKDQCVPKEVEFLSYEEPLGISLTTASLLGSCFCALVMVIFSHHRNTPVVRANNSELSFLVLLSLKLCFLCVLLFIGQPQLWTCQLRHAVFGISFVLCVSSILVKTMVVIAVFKSSRPEGKNAMKWFGTAQQRGTVMALTALQVVICTVWLTTASPTPYKNSQYINSKIVYECAIGSVAGFSMLLGYIGLLAAVSFLLAFLARNLPDNFNEAKFITFSMLIFCAVWIAFVPAYVSSPGKYAVAVEIFAILASSFGLLVAIFAPKCYIILLHPERNTKKAIMGRATQKK